A single genomic interval of Eptesicus fuscus isolate TK198812 chromosome 10, DD_ASM_mEF_20220401, whole genome shotgun sequence harbors:
- the TAB2 gene encoding TGF-beta-activated kinase 1 and MAP3K7-binding protein 2 isoform X2 has protein sequence MAQGSHQIDFQVLHDLRQKFPEVPEVVVSRCMLQNNNNLDACCAVLSQESTRYLYGEGDLNFSDDSGISGLRNHMTSLNLDLQSQNVYHHGREGNRMNGSRTLTHSISDGQLQGGQSNNELFQQEPQTAPAHVPQGFNVFGISSTSGASNSAPHLGFHLGSKGTSNFSQPTTRFNPIMVTLAPNIQTGRNTPTSLHIHGVPPPVLNSPQGNSIYIRPYITTPSGTTRQTQHSGWVSQFNPMNSQQVYQPSQPGPWTTYPASNPLSHTSAQQPNQQGHQTSHVYMPISSPTTPQPPTIHSSGSSQSSAHSQYNIQNISTGPRKNQIEIKLEPPQRNSSSKLRSSGPRTSSSSSSVNSQTLNRNQPTVYIAASPPNTDEVMSRSQPKVYISANATTGDDQVIRNQPTLFISTNSGASAASRNMSGQVSMGPAFIHHHPPKSRAIGNNSATSPRVVVTQPNTKYTFKITVSPNKPPAVSPGVVSPTFELTNLLNHPDHYVETETVQHLTDPTLAHVDRISEARKLSMGSDDAAYTQGNNNNNNTERGSFSIPGLVLYI, from the exons ATGGCCCAAGGAAGCCACCAAATTGACTTTCAGGTTTTACATGACCTGCGACAAAAATTCCCTGAAGTACCTGAAGTTGTTGTATCCAGGTGCATGTTACAG aataaTAATAACCTGGATGCCTGCTGTGCAGTTCTCTCTCAGGAGAGTACACGGTATCTTTACGGTGAAGGAGACTTGAATTTTTCAGATGATTCTGGAATTTCTGGTCTACGCAATCACATGACTTCTCTCAACTTGGACTTGCAGTCACAGAATGTTTACCACCATGGAAGAGAAGGAAATAGAATGAATGGAAGTAGGACTCTAACGCACAGCATTAGTGATGGACAACTTCAAGGTGGTCAGTCCAATAATGAACTATTTCAGCAGGAGCCACAGACAGCACCAGCTCATGTTCCTCAAGGCTTTAACGTTTTTGGAATATCCAGTACATCTGGTGCTTCAAATTCAGCACCACATCTTGGATTTCACTTAGGCAGCAAAGGAACATCCAACTTTTCTCAACCAACTACCAGATTTAATCCCATCATGGTAACTTTAGCCCCAAATATCCAGACTGGTCGTAATACTCCTACATCTTTGCACATACATGGTGTACCTCCACCTGTACTTAACAGTCCACAGGGAAATTCTATCTATATTAGGCCTTACATTACAACTCCTAGTGGTACAACTCGACAGACACAGCATTCTGGCTGGGTATCTCAGTTTAATCCCATGAACTCCCAACAAGTCTATCAACCTTCACAACCTGGTCCCTGGACTACTTACCCTGCATCTAATCCTTTGTCACATACCTCAGCCCAGCAGCCAAATCAGCAAGGCCACCAGACCTCTCATGTCTACATGCCCATCAGTTCACCTACCACCCCACAACCACCAACAATTCATTCATCTGGTAGCTCACAGTCTTCTGCCCATAGCCAATATAACATTCAGAATATTTCAACAGGACCTCGAAAAAACCAGATTGAAATCAAACTTGAACCTccacaaagaaacagctcttcaAAATTGCGTTCTTCTGGACCTCGAACTTCCAGCAGTTCCTCTTCTGTCAACAGTCAGACCTTAAATAGAAATCAGCCCACTGTTTACATAGCAGCCAGTCCCCCAAATACTGATGAGGTGATGTCCCGTAGTCAACCTAAGGTCTATATTTCAGCTAATGCCACCACAGGAGATGATCAGGTCATCCGGAATCAGCCTACCCTCTTCATATCCACAAACTCTGGAGCATCTGCCGCCTCCAGGAATATGTCTGGGCAAGTGAGCATGGGTCCTGCCTTTATTCATCACCACCCTCCCAAAAGTCGAGCAATAGGCAATAACTCTGCAACTTCTCCTCGAGTGGTGGTCACTCAGCCTAATAcaaaatatactttcaaaattaCAGTTTCTCCCAATAAACCCCCTGCAGTTTCACCAGGGGTTGTATCCCCTACCTTTGAACTTACAAATCTTCTAAATCATCCAGATCATTATGTAGAAACAGAGACTGTTCAACACCTCACGGACCCTACTTTAGCACATGTGGATAGAATAAGTGAAGCACGGAAGTTGAGTATGGGATCTGATGATGCTGCCTACACacaaggtaataataataataataatactgaaaGGGGATCATTTTCCATTCCAGGCTTAGTGCTGTACATTTGA